The Gammaproteobacteria bacterium genome has a window encoding:
- a CDS encoding type II toxin-antitoxin system VapB family antitoxin, protein MRTTLNIEDELLAKAQRVSGLKERTALVREGLKALIERESARRLAQLGGTEPQLEPVPRRQTDPA, encoded by the coding sequence GAGAACGACACTGAACATTGAAGACGAGCTTCTCGCTAAAGCGCAGCGGGTAAGCGGGCTAAAGGAAAGGACGGCGTTGGTCCGGGAGGGGCTTAAGGCCTTGATCGAGCGGGAGAGTGCTCGGCGCTTGGCGCAGTTGGGCGGCACTGAGCCGCAGCTGGAACCTGTTCCTCGGCGCCAAACCGATCCGGCGTGA
- a CDS encoding type II toxin-antitoxin system VapC family toxin — MILVDSSVWIDHLRAGELALVELLNTGQVLAHPFIVGELACGNLSNREAVLSLLQDLPSVPIATDEEVLFFIGRHGLMGRGIGYVDAHLLSAVSLAGAARFWTRDKRLCAIAKSLSLAFEAA; from the coding sequence GTGATCCTGGTTGATAGTTCTGTCTGGATTGACCACCTGCGCGCGGGTGAGTTGGCGTTAGTGGAATTGCTGAACACCGGCCAGGTGTTGGCGCACCCCTTTATCGTCGGCGAATTGGCCTGTGGCAATCTGAGCAACCGCGAAGCGGTTTTATCACTGTTGCAGGATCTGCCCTCTGTTCCTATCGCTACCGATGAGGAGGTGCTGTTTTTTATCGGAAGGCATGGCTTGATGGGTAGGGGCATCGGTTATGTCGATGCGCATCTCCTGTCGGCAGTTTCTCTGGCCGGCGCCGCGCGGTTCTGGACCCGGGATAAACGTCTCTGTGCAATCGCTAAGTCGCTGAGCTTGGCTTTCGAAGCGGCATAA